In candidate division KSB1 bacterium, one DNA window encodes the following:
- a CDS encoding DUF502 domain-containing protein, with amino-acid sequence MNEHKAIAHKGGFGRRIRGYFFTGLLVLIPVVLTGWIIWKLFLAIDGILRPYVHPFLADRFGIDLLGETQIPGIGFVTLTLTIIATGAIARNYFGRKIVIFGDKIVERIPLINRVYGAIKQISQAFLSSKREVFKKPILFEYPRKGIYSIGFYTQDTRGPVQEVLGTDMVSIFLPTTPNPTSGFLLFVPKSDVYDLDLTIEEALKLVISGGVIIPKQVDGDKVTKVKLES; translated from the coding sequence GTGAACGAACATAAAGCGATTGCACACAAGGGAGGGTTCGGACGAAGAATCCGAGGCTATTTTTTTACCGGGCTACTTGTTCTAATTCCGGTTGTTTTAACCGGCTGGATTATCTGGAAATTGTTTTTGGCAATCGATGGTATCCTTCGACCTTACGTTCATCCTTTTTTGGCGGACCGGTTTGGCATTGATCTACTTGGGGAAACGCAAATTCCGGGGATCGGCTTCGTCACACTAACGCTTACCATTATTGCAACCGGCGCAATTGCCCGAAATTATTTTGGCCGTAAGATTGTTATCTTCGGGGATAAAATTGTTGAGCGGATTCCGCTTATAAACCGGGTTTACGGAGCGATCAAGCAGATTAGCCAGGCTTTTCTTTCATCAAAACGGGAAGTATTTAAAAAGCCCATTTTATTCGAATACCCGAGAAAAGGGATTTATTCAATTGGGTTTTATACGCAAGATACCCGCGGTCCCGTGCAGGAAGTCCTTGGTACCGATATGGTCAGTATTTTTCTGCCAACCACCCCAAATCCTACTTCAGGGTTTTTACTTTTTGTACCCAAATCTGATGTTTATGACCTGGATTTAACTATTGAGGAGGCCTTAAAACTTGTTATCTCCGGAGGCGTTATTATCCCGAAGCAGGTTGATGGCGATAAGGTGACTAAGGTGAAACTGGAGAGCTGA
- a CDS encoding septum formation initiator family protein, with amino-acid sequence MKTKTFKKIFAAIFFLIILDFFFGGDYNIYNLWKYRQKEKDLRSEIQTIDKEKEQLITEIEMLKNDSTYIEKIAREEFKMGKPNEKIYIVKSKDDK; translated from the coding sequence ATGAAAACAAAAACTTTTAAGAAAATTTTCGCTGCCATATTCTTCCTCATTATCCTAGATTTCTTTTTCGGTGGCGATTATAATATTTATAACCTGTGGAAATACCGGCAGAAGGAAAAAGACCTGCGCTCGGAAATTCAGACGATCGATAAAGAAAAAGAACAGCTAATTACCGAAATTGAAATGCTCAAAAATGACTCAACTTATATTGAAAAAATCGCCCGTGAGGAATTCAAAATGGGCAAACCGAACGAAAAAATTTACATTGTAAAGTCAAAGGACGACAAGTGA